In the genome of Streptomyces lydicus, the window CCGCAGATCGGCGCCCACTTCGGCGCTGGCGAGTCGGACCTCAGCCGCTCGATGGTCGGCTACATGGCGGCGTACGCCATCTCCATGCTGGTCACCGGCCAGTTGGCCGACCGGTACGGAGCCAAGCGGACCCAGCTGGCGGCCCTCGCCCTGTTCGCGGGCGCCTCCGCACTCTGCCTGCTGGCCCCGAACGTTGCCGTCTTCATCGCCGGCCGGGTCCTGCAGGCCCTGGGCGCCGGCGCGGGCACGGTCATCGCCCGGCTGTGGGTGCAGAAGGACCTGCCGCAACGGGAACGGCTCAATGTGCTCACCGCGCTCACGACAGTGATCGCGGTGACCCCCGCCGTCTCGCCGCCGCTCGCGGGCCTGCTGGTGCAGTACGCCTCGTGGCGCGTGCTGTTCGTCTGCATGACGGCGGTCGGCGTCGCCACCCTCGTGGGCGCCGTGTTCCTGCTGCCCTCCGACAAGCCGCGCAACAGGCCGCAGACGGCCGGTGGACGTCAGACGCCGGGACCGGCACCGGGCAAGGGACCGGCAGCGGAACGGGGCAAGGGACTGGCAGCGGGACCGGCAGCGGGACCAGCGCCTGCACCGGAAACCCCGCCCCGCACCCCCTCCGAAGGTCCCCTCACCGCCTACCGTCGCATCCTCGGCAACCGGGATTTCACCGTTTTCGCCGCCGCCATCAGCCTCGCCTGGTGCGCGTACTTCACCTTCACCACCTACTCCAGCCACGCCATCCAGGTCGGCCTCGGCGCCTCCCCCGTCGAGTACGGGGCCCTGTACACACTGGTGATCGCCGGTTACGTGACGGGGAGCAGCGTGGCCAAGCGCCTGGGCCGGGTGCGTTCCCTGGAGCTGGTCGCCCGGCTCGCTTCCTCGGTGGCGGCGGCCGCGGCGCTCGTGATGTCCGTCAGCGTGCGGATCTGGCCGGACGAGCCGCTGAGCCTGGTCGTCCCCATGGCGTTCTGCATGGTGGGCGTCGGAGCGATGTTCCCGACCTGCCAGGCCGGGATGATGCGCTACGACGGTCAACACGCGGGCGCCGCCTCCGGCTTGTTCTTCGCCCTGCAGATGGCGTCCGGCGCCGCCTACACCGGAGTCACCGGACTGGGCGGCGACCCGGAGTTCCCCGGACTCGCCGTGGCCATCGCCCTGCCCGCACTCGCACTCCTGCTGGTGTGCGCCGCCCTGATGCGCACCACCGCGCAGCGGCCACCGCAAGGACCGGCGGACGCGCCGCGCCCGGCGCCCGAACGACAGCCGGGCACGGAACCGGAGCGGACACCCGGCCGGCCGGAGGCATCCGCGACGGCGGTCCTCCACCACGAGAACCAGAGCCCCTGACCGTCGCCATGCATCAAGGAAGGCCGGCCCCGGACACATCCGCGCCGGTCAGCGAGCACCCGGCCACGACGCGACGTGTCGTGGCCGGGTGCTCCGCCGCATCCCCCCACACGCCCCCCGAACCTGCCACCGTCGCCGAATCGGGGAATGAGGTCCGGGAGTGAATCCGGGAATGAATCCGGGACCCACCGAGGTCAACCGGCCCGTAGGGTCACCTGCATGGGTGCCACGACAGCCGCCATGATCACTGCCATCGTCGGAGTGCTCGGCACACTCCTGGCCCCCTTGGTCGCCATAGGGGCGACGAAGCGCCAGCGAGCGCAGGAGCTCCGAACCGAGGAGAGCAGGCGGCTCTTCGAGGAGCGACGTGCCGCGTACACCGCGATGAACCGAGCCTCCCGCCACTTCCACACCATGCTGAAGGACGCCCTGCACCGCTTGCGGGACGGGGTCTACACCGACGACGACCGTGCCCAGGTCGAGGAGGCGCGACGGGACTACCGGGACCGCTACGCCGAGGCCCAGATGATCGTCCCCGAAGCGGTACTCACGGCATCCCGCGAGCTGAACGTCGTCCTGGCCGGAATCGACGCCACCGCCAAACGGATCGACCGCGGCCTCTCCCGAGAGGGCGAAAGCGCGGACCAGGCCCTCCTCGACCTCAAAGCCGCCGAACCCGCCCTCACCACCATGCGCCGGATCATGCGCGAAGACCTGGGCGTGGCCGACTGACACTAAGGGCTGCCCCAGCAGTGAAACGGAAGCCCCGGCCGGTGCGGTGCCTCAAGCCCACTGGCGAATCCCAGGAGTCAATCCGGCGGCCGGCACGGTGCAGATCCCCCTTCCCGCACCAGGCGCCCGGATCGGCAGAACATTCGCGGATGGGCCGCCCCGCGCCCCACGCCCCACGCCCCACGCCCCACCGGGACATCCCTCAAGACCGCACCTGCGCGTACAGATCGCACACGCCGTTCACAAAACCCTCGGCCGACAGGTGCTTCTCGGCCAGCAGGCGCACCTCACGACGGTCGGTCCGCAAGGCGTTCCGGACGTCCGTCATGACCTGCGTGGCGTCCTGACCGCAGTGCGCGCCGGTGAGGTTGTAGTGCATCAGGGCGTCGACGTTGTCCTCGGTGACGAGGCCGGCATAGCCGTAGCCCGCGCAGATGGTCGGTATTCCCGTCGCCATCGCCTCCATGGCGCCACGGCCGAGTGAGACGACCACGTCCATTTCGCCCAGCAGATTCGGTATGGAGTGGCAGGGCACGTGGTTGATCAGAATAATCTCGCTGCCGAAGCGGTCGCTGATGTCCCAGAAGCCCGGTCCGTCACCCGCCGCGTAGACGAGGAGACCGGCCCGGTCGAGGTTCTCCATGACCTGGCCGACCAGTGCCTCACGTCCCGAATCCATCCGGCAGTAGACGAGTACCCGGGGCCGTTCCGGAGCGCTCGCGCGGGGGACCTCCGGGAAGCGGTCCAGATCCACGCCCTGGCGGACCAGTGCCGCCTTTCCCGCAGGGAGATATGCCTCCTGAAGGGTGAGCGCGTTCTCCGTCATGCAGAGGAAGCGTTCGCAGCGCGAGACGACGTAGTCCGACGAACGGCGGCCCGGATGGTGCACGACACGGAAAGCGGGGACCGAGGCGGGAAACTGACGGAGCATCACTTCGGCGTCCTCGTCGACGAGGATCAGATCGGTCTCACCCGGCGGCCCGACGTCCTCGGTCACGGAGATCGAGTCTGTGCCCCTGAGCATCGGCACAAGGGGGAAGTTGCGCAGGTCGTCGACCACGAGGCGGACGTCGTGCCCCTCCCGGCCCATGACTCCGAGCAGGTCGAGGATGAAGCTGTGCTGGCCGTAGGTGTGGTACCGCCCGCCTTGCTTGTGCTTCCCGTCGTAGATCGAGTTGGAGCCGGCCGCGAGCAGATAGGTTATGTGCACGGTTTCCTCATAGATTGTCCTGTGTCGGCCGGGCTGTGGCAGGGCCGACGAGAGTTGCCGTTGGTCTCGGAAGTACGAGCCGGAATCCCGTGGCGGTGCGCGTGACCGACAGGGCGCGGGCCATCACAAGGGCGATGCCGATGACCAGCACGGTGACGGCCACGGCGCCCCCGCTGAGGCCGAGGACGGCTCGGGGTCCCCAGAGGCGTGCCAGCCAACCCGACGTCAACGTGCCCAGCAGCCAGCCGACTCGGTAGACCGACAGGTAGAGCGCCAGCACACGGCCCCGGAGTTCGGGGTCGGTCCACAGCTGCGCCAGAGTGAGCAAGGCGGTTCGCAGGACCACGGATATCACTCCGATCGGGAAGAGAACCGCGATCAGCGTGACGACGGTCGGCATCGCCCCTGCTGCCGACTCCAGGACACCGAGCAGCAGGGTGCCGACCAGCACGGTGCCGAGCGCGGGCTTGGCCCGCCACATGGCGCAGGCTCCGGTGAGCGCACCGACCGAGATGGCGGTCAGCAGCGTGCCGTAGGTGTCCGCCCCTTTCCCGAGCTGGTCCGACAGGAGCAGCAGCAACGGCGGAAGGCTGGTCGCGAAAACGCTCACCACCGCCGTGATGGCCATCAGCAGGAGGAGATCGCGCCGCGGTGCGAGGTACCCCACGGCGCGCCACAACTGCGCCCGCTCCTTGGGCGCCTTCTGCCGCTCGTGCAGTTCTCCGGGCCGCATGAAGAGCAGCGCCGCGATCACCGCGACGTAGGACACGGCGTTCACCGAGATCACTCCGGCCGTGCCCAGCCATCCGATCACGGGCCCCACCAGCGCGGCCCCCACCACCACCGAGAGGTCCAGTATCGCGTTGTTGACGGTGATCGCCTGGCGCAGATGGCTGTCCGCCGCGATCTCGGACACGAACACCTGAGTGGTGGGCACCGCCACCGCGTTCACCGCGCCCACGAGCAGCGCACTGACGATGAGTTGCCACACGGTGAGTGCGTTGTGCGAGGCCAGCAGGCCGAGCACTGCCGACAGGCCCCCCAGCGCCGCACTGGTCCCGATCAGTACGGGACGCGCGGGCAGGCGGTCGGCGACAAAGCCGCCGAACGGTCCCGCGACCAGCATGGCGAAGATGGGTGCGGCGGTGACGATTCCGAGGACAAAGCCGTTGTGGCTCAGTCGCAGTGCGATCCAGCCCAGCGCCACCACCTGCATGCTGGAGCCGATCTGGGATATCAGTTGGCCGATGAAGAAGAGCCTGCTGTTCCGGAAAGAGAACAGGCTGCTCCCCTTCATTCCCGGCCGCCGCGAAAGCATACTCACCACGATCAGGCGGCGGTCATGGGAATCAGATCGCGCATTGCCCGGGCGGCTCTCGCTTCACAACGACGGGATGAATCGCGGACGGTGACGGCGAATGTGGGGCCAGTTGCGTGCATGGTTCCTCAGGCGTCGGGAGACTCCGGTCATCGAGGGTGCGTCGGCAGCCTCACCTGTTTTCATGTATTTCAGCGCCGGTAGGTTCCACCCAGGCACGACAAGTTTCAGCAACAACGCCTTGGTGTACGTGTGTTGGCTTCGGCCGCCCCGCCTCGTCAACGACCTGACGGTGCGCCAAACACAAGACGTCGCCCGCACCGACATGGACTGCCCATCGCCGGATGCCTGGTCGTAACCTGTCGCCATGTCGTTCACGCACCATCTCAATCACACACGCAATGCGTTTTTCCCACTTGCACTACCCGACATCGATGCCGAGGTGACCGTCTGCACCGATGCCGCTCACTTCAGGGCGGAGACCGGACGGATATACGACAGCGTCTTCCCGGAATCCGAGCGCTCCTTCGCCGTACCGCCAGAACGTCGCGAGGCGGTCGACCGGATTCGCGCGCAGCGCGACGACATACACCGGGAATACCTGCTTCTCCGGGACGGCAAAGGGTCCGTGGCCGGCTGGCTGACCGGGGAGGTGGAGGACCACGAGACGTTCTACGTGCGCACCGTGGGTATCGTCCCCGAGTATCGCCACACTGGAATTACCGAGCACTTCTACCCGCATTTCCTCGCATACATCAAGGCGTTGGGGTACGAACGGCTGACATCCCAACACCACCCGAACAACAGGGCCATCATCATTCTGCAACTCCGCGCGGGATTCACCATAGAGGGCTACAACGTCGACGAACGGTGGGGCCCGCAGGTCAAGATGGTGCGCTATTTGCACGACGACCGGGAGGCCGAGTTCCACCGGCGGCTTCGACTTCCGGTGTACGACCGGAGGCGCTGAGCGGTGACACCGATCACTCACGACGAGAGCACGCCGGGCTGGTCAGCTCCCGACTCCCTTCCCCCGGTGGTGCGGCACGGCTCTCGCACCAGGCGCGAGGTGGCGCTGACATTCGACGCGGACCTCACGGCGCACATGCGCAAACGCCTCGCGTCCGGCGAGGTCGCCTCGTACGCCAACATGCAGGTGGTCAAGGAACTCCAGCGGGCGAATGTGCCCGCGACGATGTTCCTCACCGGCCTCTGGATGGAGGAATACCCGGCCGAAACCCGCTATCTGGCCGCTGACGAGCTGTTCGAGCTGGCGACGCACTCACAGACCCACCGTGCTTTCCGGAGGAAGTGTTTCACCCTCGGATACGCGCCCCCCGAGGAGATGCTCGAAGAAGTCGTCC includes:
- a CDS encoding glycosyltransferase, which translates into the protein MHITYLLAAGSNSIYDGKHKQGGRYHTYGQHSFILDLLGVMGREGHDVRLVVDDLRNFPLVPMLRGTDSISVTEDVGPPGETDLILVDEDAEVMLRQFPASVPAFRVVHHPGRRSSDYVVSRCERFLCMTENALTLQEAYLPAGKAALVRQGVDLDRFPEVPRASAPERPRVLVYCRMDSGREALVGQVMENLDRAGLLVYAAGDGPGFWDISDRFGSEIILINHVPCHSIPNLLGEMDVVVSLGRGAMEAMATGIPTICAGYGYAGLVTEDNVDALMHYNLTGAHCGQDATQVMTDVRNALRTDRREVRLLAEKHLSAEGFVNGVCDLYAQVRS
- a CDS encoding polysaccharide deacetylase family protein — translated: MTPITHDESTPGWSAPDSLPPVVRHGSRTRREVALTFDADLTAHMRKRLASGEVASYANMQVVKELQRANVPATMFLTGLWMEEYPAETRYLAADELFELATHSQTHRAFRRKCFTLGYAPPEEMLEEVVRPIEHLRKTTPRYTRYFRFPGGCYDETALRTIAPAAVTVVDFDVVSGDAFCDSADKIVEQTLDRATNGSIILMHLGGPNAPQTANALPRVLDGLRAAGLTPVTLTRLLDGTTPQPSVPTGERPATTER
- a CDS encoding MFS transporter — translated: MTDIRLSRGLTLCLMSLVCVPQLALAAFVPAIPQIGAHFGAGESDLSRSMVGYMAAYAISMLVTGQLADRYGAKRTQLAALALFAGASALCLLAPNVAVFIAGRVLQALGAGAGTVIARLWVQKDLPQRERLNVLTALTTVIAVTPAVSPPLAGLLVQYASWRVLFVCMTAVGVATLVGAVFLLPSDKPRNRPQTAGGRQTPGPAPGKGPAAERGKGLAAGPAAGPAPAPETPPRTPSEGPLTAYRRILGNRDFTVFAAAISLAWCAYFTFTTYSSHAIQVGLGASPVEYGALYTLVIAGYVTGSSVAKRLGRVRSLELVARLASSVAAAAALVMSVSVRIWPDEPLSLVVPMAFCMVGVGAMFPTCQAGMMRYDGQHAGAASGLFFALQMASGAAYTGVTGLGGDPEFPGLAVAIALPALALLLVCAALMRTTAQRPPQGPADAPRPAPERQPGTEPERTPGRPEASATAVLHHENQSP
- a CDS encoding GNAT family N-acetyltransferase, which encodes MSFTHHLNHTRNAFFPLALPDIDAEVTVCTDAAHFRAETGRIYDSVFPESERSFAVPPERREAVDRIRAQRDDIHREYLLLRDGKGSVAGWLTGEVEDHETFYVRTVGIVPEYRHTGITEHFYPHFLAYIKALGYERLTSQHHPNNRAIIILQLRAGFTIEGYNVDERWGPQVKMVRYLHDDREAEFHRRLRLPVYDRRR
- a CDS encoding MFS transporter, with protein sequence MKGSSLFSFRNSRLFFIGQLISQIGSSMQVVALGWIALRLSHNGFVLGIVTAAPIFAMLVAGPFGGFVADRLPARPVLIGTSAALGGLSAVLGLLASHNALTVWQLIVSALLVGAVNAVAVPTTQVFVSEIAADSHLRQAITVNNAILDLSVVVGAALVGPVIGWLGTAGVISVNAVSYVAVIAALLFMRPGELHERQKAPKERAQLWRAVGYLAPRRDLLLLMAITAVVSVFATSLPPLLLLLSDQLGKGADTYGTLLTAISVGALTGACAMWRAKPALGTVLVGTLLLGVLESAAGAMPTVVTLIAVLFPIGVISVVLRTALLTLAQLWTDPELRGRVLALYLSVYRVGWLLGTLTSGWLARLWGPRAVLGLSGGAVAVTVLVIGIALVMARALSVTRTATGFRLVLPRPTATLVGPATARPTQDNL